In the Salvia splendens isolate huo1 chromosome 16, SspV2, whole genome shotgun sequence genome, TGTTTGTTCAACTCACGCAGCCGTGTGTCGAGCACATAGCGAACTATTCTTTCGCCTTTTACTAAAGAATACCGTGTGCTCGTCGCTATTCAAGCGGCATATGCTTCTTTTTGGAGGGTGCTTTCTCTAGCAGGAAGCCCCCAACAATACTGAGTTAAATTTTGTTTActccatgttttttttatgttaaccattcactatatttataattactTAAAAAGTGAGGATGTTGTATGTGGGAAATATATGTATACAATGATGAGAAATTGAGAATTAATATACTTCATTTTTAAGACTGTTTAGAATTACGtgtcatttatttttttggcaaaaaaaaaaacactagacacaactttcttaagtcttaaaaaaatttcagtttCTTTGAACAAagggaaaatatttttcacgCAACGATGCTAGATACAATAACAATGCATTTATACGTTAAATTAAAATGCGATGGACATACATGTGTGCAAATGAAATTGAAAAACCAACAAACCCCCTTTCGATTCAAATAACCACTTGTTCCTTTATTCACTCTGTTTGTATGAATGAGGTaaaacaatcacaaaatttATAGCATTGGAGAGCAGTTCCTTAAACCACCCTCCACACTTGGTCGAAACCACACACCTCCTATGATGTGTGTGGAAACATCTTCTCCCAATCTTGATGAATCCAGGGCCAATCTTTGATGAATTGTAAGATTTGCTTTTTCCACATTGCAAGAAGACACGTTGGATCTACTAAAAATTTTATGAGCTGTACTGATATGAATGTGGGAACCATCTGGATAGTAGCCAATGTTTCACTTTCACAAACACGAGGAAGATGGCATAGCACGGAACATGCATCAATGCTACCACCAGGTACCTGCATATTATAAACATTGGACGAGAAGACGAGGAGAAGAAGTTGCTTAGTTACACACATTATCAAGAATATAAAGGCAAAATATTAGGGGGGGGGGGTGTTGATAATTTGTTTAACTTTCATTTCTCTTCGTGTACttcatagtatattttttcGTCTCTCTTCACTATTCTCCTATAACTATCATCATTTCTGTCGTTATTAGGACTGAGTTTGTGCCACTCGTTCATATTCATGTGAATTCCATTAGAATCCAAATTTCATCGAACTCACCACATTGGGGCGAGGTCGGCTGATAGATCAAGAAAAGGATATGGCCACCTGCCACAGAAAAACAATCGCCATCAACATCGTGGGTAAGATTTGTTTCAGTGCAAATAAAACTCTAGGAACTCTAATTACCAAATTGAGACGCAGGCATGAACAATCCACTGGAATATGACATAAATACCCGTCAACAAAATGAAGTAAGAAATCCGGAACCATGGGAATTCCTGAGATCAAACTTTCAAGATTATCCTAAATCCAGACCAAACTAAAACATGATTTATTCCATAACAAACATATAGGATATCCATATCTAGCAGCTTACCAGACTACAGATAGCTGTATCCCCAAGGAGCAAGACAGCATTAAGGGAGTGTGTCACAACTGTTAACTAACCCAAAAGAAGcagatataatttttaattgaagatATGATACTGAAAACTGTAAAAATAAGTAGACATGCATGAAGTGAGCATTAAGATTTTGAAATACCAAACACATAAATTTGCACTTACAAAACCCATCTCATAATCTTTCAGCGCCATGAACGGGAATATCACACCCCAGTAAACAATATCGGTAAGAGTTACTGCCCCTGCTGTCACCTGCTCAAGCAAAAGCACGATTACCATTATAAAGTGATGTCTCATAAACGATTGAAGCAGTAAAGTTCTTGCCCTCACTGTGAGTACATTTTATTTTCCAGAACGATGGAAATATATGTTTAAGAAAACCTTTTATATGCAAACCATTTCCATAAATTGTCTTTTGACATCAAATCAGGAATTTCAGTTTCACATTAAATTACGAGCTCGTGTAAGACCATGAgtaaaaacattttataaaaaactGAAACAGAAAAATAAGAAGAttcttgaaattaaaaaaaaaaaacaaaatgaatgaaTTCACTTATTGCTGGACTACTTCACTCAAGAACAAAATTAAGCAGCTGTCTCCTTGATTGGAAAAAACAATGCACCTGGAATAAAACTTGATACAGATCATCCCACACGTCAGAAGTTATCAGAGTATGGAGTGTTCCATGGTTGTCCAACTTCTCCGGCAACCTCATCCCATTTCCATTCACTCCATGTGCTAAGGGCACATGTAAAGCTTGCTCCGTATCCTCAGTTAAATAGCACTTACTGTTGCTATCTATTTTGGGACTGTAAAAACATCCGCGTATAGAAAGCAATGATCCAAGCTGCAAAATATCTAGACAATATAAGACACGAGGAGACAATCAATGACTAACAAAGGAACAGTGATTTAGAAGGTAGGTGGATTTAGAAGTATCATTATTACGGCTAATTTCATATGCACTTTATGTCAGATGAGAAATCATAAAACGTACCCCAAAATAAATGGTGACTAAAGTAAAAGTCCACCTGTAAAAAAAACAGGTCATAGGAGTAAGAAAGGAGAAGTATGTCAAGACAATCAGAAACACTTCAAGGAGTCAGTAGAAAGCAACCATATAGATCTTCAAATAGAACTATTATCGATCATTTACTCCCTAGCAAACATCACATCTATGCATGAACAAAACGAGTTGCCTATGAATTTTCAGGTGTCCCTACACATGACTCGGCTTCTTGATGTATTAATTGGTAGAGGTGAAGTGCTTACGAACACAAGACCAAAGGTAGAATGACTCACTGTGTATAGTAGTAAAAAAGTTCAGCTCCATGTAAAGCAAGATCAAAAGACACAGCTGTCAAAAGCAGACCAAAAGCAATTATCCGAAAGCACAACAGGAAAACAGGATGAATTTCTTTTAAACAAGGTTTCCATGATTTTTCAGAGCGTATGTGCGAGCTCTCTTGCTGGTTCTCCCCTGCATCAGATTCAGAATTTCCTGAATGTTCATACTTCCATATAATGAATGCTGCGATAACCATAGGTGCCAAGACCCATACTGCACATAGAAACACTCTCCAATTCAACCAATAACTCAAGGTAGTAGGATCATCATTGACGAGCAGCTTCATCCTGTTGAAATCACTAAATATGTTAGCATGAAAACAAAAACCAATATAGGCTTTCCAAATAACAGCTTAAGGATCAAGAAGCTATTTTACAAAGTAGGTTGTTAACACACCTCAATTTATAATTGCACCCTAAACATATACAAAAACAGGCAGAGAGCACATACTAAAATGACCATAACAGTGCCCTTGTGTGCAGTTATCGTGCAACTGAAAGAATCAGGCATAAACTGTTCTTAGCATAAGCGATCCTTAAAGCCACTACCTGAGTCACACCACAACATCACATGATCATCCAGATGATATTACCCTCAAGCATTCATTCAATTGTAAGATACCAAACAATGATTGCAACGAATTTattgtgagtgaaataaaacaATTTCTCAATTTTCTTCCTAATTAATTTGATTGCCATCTCTAGTGCATATTGATCAACAGCTTTTCAACATCTGTGATTAATACTTTTAACTGCAAAACTGTATTCAGAATAGCTAAATAGCAAGAAACACAGCATCAGCAAGCTCTATTtgaacacacacacagagtcagtGCCGAATCAACTGCAAAAATGCGAATACAAATGAGAATCTGCGCTCACACAAACTCATTCATGCAACAATATGCATCAAAAACGTAGAACAAAAAACTCAAACAACAATCGATGCATATTCACAAGCATCTGGTAGGCCTGAACTGGATCGTATACTTTCACAATCAAGTAAGCAGCTAAGCTGCAGCGCAAGAACAACTTACTGCATTGAAGCAAAGATTCACGAAACAAAAACAAACTAGATTAGGATTATATCAAATAGGGCATGAAAAGAATACAAAAAAATGGATTTGGCAATGGAAAATGGGAATTGAGTAGAATCGAGATAGATAAGAATGGAGGAAGAGAAGTTACATTTGAGTTCAGCCCTTTTTGAGTAATAAAAAATGGTGATTGGGAAATTGTATTGGAACACCTCTTGATTTTAATTGAATGGACCCtgtatttctaattttatttgcaGGGATAGATTACTTGGAAATCggaatacatatttatttatttacttacaactttttatgttatttcatcatttttattggttgagaattttaaaaaatactcgtATGATAAAAGCTGATGAAAATTAGTAGGAGTGTgtactaataataaaaattgagtATTGAATGTGAATCgtaaatttatattataataaaattgagTAAATGGAATCgtaaatttatattataataaaattgagTAAAtgaaatatagtagtaatacaAATCTATGCAAGTGTAAATTATACTGGAGTACTTGAAATGAGAAAGAATTAGAAGAATATGAGACGAGACCGGTGAATAATAATATTACCGTGAAATGCTGTGTGAATGATGATATTATTATGTATGCTAGTATAGTATATTACGAGAAAAATATGACTCATGAATCatgattattaaaattaaagttttattttgGTGCATgcaattattttatgttttaaatttcCGTTTATCGACACGTAGATACAAATATATCATGCGTCACTCatcattgaataaaataaagaaaaaaatatttaaataatttagttGAATTTGTATATCTTTGACTTTGACCAATGACATTTTCCTCGAAGCTCATTCACCCATAAATATCCCTATATTAATCATAAAAATACTTAGTACTCATTTTAATGGTGTAGTTACGCGAAACATCAAGGACTAGCTAGATTAGTAtgacttaattaattttaatatgatTCTGAATTAGTTGAATTATACAAAAATAAGTTTATTGGCCTAGGACCCCTTTAGCAGTTAATCCATATATTATCTGTTgtagagaaataaaataatatactgTAGAAAATAAGTTATACAAATATTACATAGTTTCTTCTTTAGAGAGAATTTAATCATGCATGAGACTGAAATACACGTGGATACTGATAATGATGAATTTAACTATTGTGCTTAACTACTCAATATGcattatttttagaaatttatatgtgtatatatgttTGTTGAATATTATTAGACGATGACATGAATTACTCTTGTGAGATGAGATATCCTATCCGACAAAAACACGGTAATAAAAGTATGCATGTTTTGAGTGTGTAAGTTTTGAGCAAGTTTTGTGCATATTAATGTCTTATCAATAATATAATCGTTCGTGTTATGTGCATAAttgcatatttatatatattcataATCTCTACATCAACATCAGATGCCAACGAACTCGAGTATAATTCATAAAAGATAATATACCCATCTTCTTCAGGATTCCATTGGCCTTTGATGATATAAGATTTTTTATCAACaactcttttccttttgttttgattttttccaCCATTAACACCTCCTTTGAGATGAACTCCTTCATCATCTTCTCCTTCTGCAAAATTCCTTCTCTGCAAATTATATTCATTAAAATGCTGGCTTGTCTGAAACTGATGATGAGGATCTACTGCTGTCTGAATCGATTCGGAAGGCTCGAGAGATCGAAGAGAATGAGAGCTATGCATGTAAGAATTTTGAGAAGAAAGGGAGGGGAATTCTTGGTTGAATCTGAGGAAGGAATGAGCTTGAAATGACGGGAAACAAATCGAGTTCAAAGATCCATCAAATCTGCTCGAAGAAGAGAAGCAGCGGTGGTGAAACGTCttccatatataaattatcaaattcGATCCAATTATATTatacttttattataaaaaatacatttgTGCATGCTATGTGTATGCACAGCACTTATTACACACAAATCTGTCTTAATAAAATTGCTCCAAGAAAACAATATAGAATTTTGGAATAAAACTCTCAGCTAATTTGATTAAATAGGAACAGACCAAGAATGGATGGAAATAACCTAACAGACAAGAAAATAATCCTCACAAGGAGGCCACGGTCTACAACCGTCCAAATGGGTGATCTCTCCAAAGATGATGTATAGACGGCTAAACAAATCtacaataattcaaaataacaataaaatctcTGAAATTGAACTAACTAATCAGGCGAGATAATCTTGGGACTTCCCTATTATTCTGGCGAAACCTCCCCTCCAACAAACATCCGTATCAAGTTGTTGAGTACTATAAACATAAACTGTTTCCCCCACCAAAAAATGTTATAGAATCAttcaaaaacattttaaaattctCATTTAAGCAAATCTGCAAAACTAGGCTACCAATCTCTTCATTCAAGAGGCTGTGGTATGTTTTGAACCGCGAGCCGTGCAACGGTGCAAGTAGGTACTCTGAATGCTGAGTCGACGTCCAGAGATCGGAGGCTAATTAAGTGTGCATGTAAGAATTTTGTGCAGAATCTTGTGGAGaattcgacaatcatgttgtgtatgataatacatgcgtacatgatatcaacGATGCTGTCAATATACCACAACCGTGAtagacccttcactgccgcccatcgagtttggagcacaccaaatgtccgctccacatccttgcgtgctgcctcctgacgacccACAAAATAGATCTTTTTTTCGTCtgttgcgcatctgatcgtcttcacaaagacgggccacatagggtatatccgatccgccaaataatagcccatattgtgctggCTGCCGTTGGCGATGAAACTGACGGTCGGACCAACACCCATGCACTgatcgttgaaaaggggcgacgactggaggatgttgatgtcgttgttcaacccggctactccaaaatatgcatgccaaattcacagtcggtagtcagctaccgcttcaaggatcatcgtgggattatTGCCCTTGAAACCGGTAGTGAACACCCCCTTCCAGGCGACGGGACAGTtattccactcccaatgcatacaatctatgcttcCCAATAttcccggaaacccgtgctgactcccgtgcatatccatcagaacCTGGCAATCTTCGAGGGTAGGCTTCCGAaaatacctatccccgaatatctccctaacgccctcacaaaaatacttcagacatTCGCGGGCAATCGtctctccaatgtggaggtactcatcgaacatgtggccgaacctccgtatgccagctgcctgattgcggcagtgcacttctgtatgggcgtgtggccgggtttaccaaccgcatcctccctcatcctgaaatactcgtatcgacgctctaaagcgcccacgatatGCAAAAATAACGGACGATggatcctaaaacgtcgccggaacatgttctccccaaaccgcggcttCGGAGAgaagtagtcctcatacaaccgacggtgtgcagcgatgtggtcccggggtactatagttcgacgatggatgggtcgaggtaccgccggctgctaCTGCTGCTGCAAGGCCGCTTGTATCGCGCAATTTATCTCCCTGGACGTAACGGCCATCAACTATTCTTTAATTCGCCGGCGTACGTCATCAGCACCCccactaccacccgcaccactaccactaccattAGCCATTTTGGGcatataaaagaaacgtagagagagagaggaactTGTTAAAAAAAGtgatgcgaatgaaatgaaattcaacgagcagtatatattgagtttttaaaaataaaaaataaaaattgagacGTATGTCGGGAACCCACAATGACGGACGTCATCGGCAAGCCACGGATctgcggtgtccgcagcggacgtccgcatCCATCCCTCCCACGCCTAAtgacggacgtcccgcgcggacatccgggacgtccgccgctgcggatgctctaatgttgTTGCATTTCCTAAGCTCAAGCAATTGACTTTTGATGGCTGCCAAAAATGGGAGGACATAacggaggaagaagaagaatccGCGGCCATCTCCATGATGCCATATCTCACAAAGTTCAGTATCTTTGAGTGTGAGAGTTAGGAGAAACTGCCACATCGCCTCCTGCATAAAGCTTCCTCGTCTTTGCGATGGTTGTATATTTATGATTCAACCGAGATAATAAAAACATACGGAGAGAACAAGGAAGGTTCACCTTGGAGATCTATATCCCAACTTCGTCTTCGCAAAGGGTAAAACTAGTGCAAAATGTATGTCTTTTTCTTCCTTCCAAGTTTGTTTTGCTTTTGTTACCATTGTGTTTGGATGCATTTTTCTTCTTTAATCCTAAATCTTTACTAGACAAAGATTTTATTGACGTCCGGCCTTGAGTTATCTTGTGTTCTCCATGGTTTAGGTTTTgcatttttctcttcttttatgATACACTATTCATTTGGCTTCTTTCGACATGTTTCATCAGATCATTCATATTTTTGGTCTTCTGATACATTATCAACATTTTATATCCTCTGATGTCACGAACAAAGTCTCTCCTTGTCTTAATTGCCCATTTATAATCAATGAGAAAATGACTTCTTTAGCATCTGATGTTGATGTAGAGGTTAATGAGCTGATGGGAAAAAATCAGTTGATGTTTATTGTAGTCCTAACAAGAGCcttgttttgaaacaaattACTGATCTTATTATTAATGTTatgatgatttttatttcatttttgtggAGTTTGTGTCTTATAACGTGAGAGTTTCATTAATTTTCATCTTATCTTTTGCTCAGTATCTAATTaatctctctcctactttattcatttttctattCTCTTTTTTGGtttaccaattgtgtattaaaatctGTCtaatttcaaatgtttctatttttcaaatagAGAATGCGCACATATTTATATGATAAAATACCCTTCAATTGCTCAATTAGCTTTGCGGCTAAAAGTCAAAGTAGCGGTGGACCaacatatatatatgaatagTTATGGGCTCAAATGTCTAATAAAAGAAAGCCTGATAACTTGTAAAACAAAGCACTTGCATATCTAATAATAAAAAGCCTAAATCATTGCTAATAAATGAAAGCCCAAAAAAGAATGGATAATAGATGAAAGCCCAAAGCTAGGCTGATTTGGAATGTGTATGACCTAGATTTGCTTTAAAAAATCTGTGTCGGAGACATTCTTAAAAAATCACTATAACATAAAAGTTTAAATTAATGTGGCATTGAGGAGTTTAAATTAACATGGCATTAACATAAAAATTATTTCCTCTATAATTACTTTTTCCTTACATTGTTAACTTTTTTTCAAtatgaaaaacaaaaattagCTATGTTTATTTCAAGTGGTTTCGCCTTTTAAATTGTGCCCCttacaaatatatttaaaacAATAGGTCATGTACATTAATTAGTTATGCCCAAAAATCAAACTTCAATCtgctaatttatttttctttcgaAGCCAATTTCTATTTAttacttcttcttcctcttcttcttctcgttCATGATCAACATAATGTATAGTACATTTGTGCGTGCGCATTCGTGCGtaataagtactactactagttaTTACACATATATACGCACACAAGCAATCCCACACAAATTATATAGTATGGGTTAAAACCATGAGCTCAAAAGCATTGGTGTATACAatgtatataaaatataaatagtgtcGAACAATTTATCATACGGTAAAATGATGAATGAAGCCGCACTATACCATTCGAGCAAAATATAGACAAACTATAAACCAATCAATCCAAAAGTCACAACTTCTTCATTGAAGAAACCaaataaacaaaaagaaaatggaaaaggaAAATGAAAGCCTCAAATATAGCCACAAGAGAGCATCTCCATGAAGTCCATCTCCTTCTGGATATCAAACTGCGTGTGCAAAGAGAAGGTTTCTTCATCGGGTGTGGGGGCCGGAGAGGGTGTCTTGGCCTCGTCGATGAGGGTTCTTATGTAGTTCTGCAGAGGGGTGGAGGCGTTCTTGGAATTGGCTGATGAGGA is a window encoding:
- the LOC121771017 gene encoding uncharacterized protein LOC121771017 isoform X2, with amino-acid sequence MMKLLVNDDPTTLSYWLNWRVFLCAVWVLAPMVIAAFIIWKYEHSGNSESDAGENQQESSHIRSEKSWKPCLKEIHPVFLLCFRIIAFGLLLTAVSFDLALHGAELFYYYTQWTFTLVTIYFGLGSLLSIRGCFYSPKIDSNSKCYLTEDTEQALHVPLAHGVNGNGMRLPEKLDNHGTLHTLITSDVWDDLYQVLFQVTAGAVTLTDIVYWGVIFPFMALKDYEMGFLTVVTHSLNAVLLLGDTAICSLEFPWFRISYFILLTGIYVIFQWIVHACVSIWWPYPFLDLSADLAPMWYLVVALMHVPCYAIFLVFVKVKHWLLSRWFPHSYQYSS
- the LOC121771017 gene encoding uncharacterized protein LOC121771017 isoform X3, which translates into the protein MKLLVNDDPTTLSYWLNWRVFLCAVWVLAPMVIAAFIIWKYEHSGNSESDAGENQQESSHIRSEKSWKPCLKEIHPVFLLCFRIIAFGLLLTAVSFDLALHGAELFYYYTQWTFTLVTIYFGLGSLLSIRGCFYSPKIDSNSKCYLTEDTEQALHVPLAHGVNGNGMRLPEKLDNHGTLHTLITSDVWDDLYQVLFQVTAGAVTLTDIVYWGVIFPFMALKDYEMGFLTVVTHSLNAVLLLGDTAICSLEFPWFRISYFILLTGIYVIFQWIVHACVSIWWPYPFLDLSADLAPMWYLVVALMHVPCYAIFLVFVKVKHWLLSRWFPHSYQYSS
- the LOC121771017 gene encoding uncharacterized protein LOC121771017 isoform X1; amino-acid sequence: MQMKLLVNDDPTTLSYWLNWRVFLCAVWVLAPMVIAAFIIWKYEHSGNSESDAGENQQESSHIRSEKSWKPCLKEIHPVFLLCFRIIAFGLLLTAVSFDLALHGAELFYYYTQWTFTLVTIYFGLGSLLSIRGCFYSPKIDSNSKCYLTEDTEQALHVPLAHGVNGNGMRLPEKLDNHGTLHTLITSDVWDDLYQVLFQVTAGAVTLTDIVYWGVIFPFMALKDYEMGFLTVVTHSLNAVLLLGDTAICSLEFPWFRISYFILLTGIYVIFQWIVHACVSIWWPYPFLDLSADLAPMWYLVVALMHVPCYAIFLVFVKVKHWLLSRWFPHSYQYSS